One window of the Chanodichthys erythropterus isolate Z2021 chromosome 2, ASM2448905v1, whole genome shotgun sequence genome contains the following:
- the pitpnc1b gene encoding cytoplasmic phosphatidylinositol transfer protein 1b has translation MLIKEYRICMPLTVDEYKIGQLYMISKHSREQSGGGEGVEVVRNEPCTDHKHGDGQITEKRIYLNSKLPTWMRKFVPMAFYITETAWNFYPYTITEYTCSFLPRFHVKIETHFENDNGCSENMFGDDPTPKDSVCFLDILCDPIPDKHYKKSEDLRHWVSEKTGRGPLVDGWRNTTKPIMCSYKRVTCSFEVYGFQGRTEDFIHRNIRDILLVGHRQAVAWIDEWHGMTIEQVREYERKQQEETNCQLKSDITLTDSAPPVRPSFTRSISVTDESSLKKMGVKTVAMPDSSSSPSSLKSPLRLNSTPE, from the exons ATGTTGATAAAAGAATACCGGATATGCATGCCGCTCACTGTCGATGAG TACAAGATCGGCCAGTTATACATGATCAGCAAGCACAGCAGAGAGCAGAGCGGGGGAGGCGAAGGGGTGGAGGTTGTCCGTAATGAACCTTGCACAGACCACAAACACGGAGACGGTCAGATCACAGAGAAACGCATCTACCTCAACAG CAAACTGCCAACCTGGATGAGAAAGTTTGTTCCCATGGCTTTTTATATAACAGAAACTGCCTGGAACTTCTACCCTTACACCATTACAG AGTACACT TGTTCCTTCCTACCGAGGTTCCATGTCAAGATTGAGACGCACTTTGAGAATGACAACGGTTGCAGTGAAAAT ATGTTCGGCGATGACCCAACTCCAAAAGACAGTGTCTGCTTTTTGGATATTTTGTGCGATCCGATCCCTGATAAGCATTACAAGAAGTCGGAG gatCTGAGACACTGGGTGTCAGAGAAAACAGGCCGGGGACCCCTAGTGGATGGCTGGAGGAACACCACTAAACCCATCATGTGCTCCTACAAGAGAGTCACCTGTAGCTTTGAGGTCTACGGCTTCCAGGGAAGAACAGAGGACTTCATTCACAGG AACATTCGTGACATTCTGTTGGTGGGACACAGACAGGCGGTGGCATGGATTGACGAGTGGCATG GAATGACAATCGAGCAGGTGAGAGAGTATGAGAGAAAACAGCAGGAGGAAACCAACTGCCAACTCAAGAGTGACATTACCTTAACAG ACTCTGCTCCTCCAGTGCGACCCAGTTTCACTCGTTCCATCTCTGTTACGGATGAATCGTCACTGAAAAAGATGGGGGTAAAGACTGTAGCCATGCCAGACTCTTCCTCCAGCCCTTCCTCCCTCAAAAGTCCCTTGAGATTAAACTCTACCCCGGAATAA